A genomic stretch from Streptococcus oralis includes:
- the rlmD gene encoding 23S rRNA (uracil(1939)-C(5))-methyltransferase RlmD yields the protein MNLKVKQKIPLKIKRMGINGEGIGFYQKTLVFVPGALKGEDIYCQITSIKRNFVEAKLLKVNKKSKFRVVPACTIYNECGGCQIMHLHYDKQLEFKTDLLHQALKKFAPAGYKNYEIRPTIGMSEPKYYRAKLQFQTRKFNNQVKAGLYAQNSHYLVELKDCLVQDKETQVIANRLAELLTYHQIPITDERKTLGVRTIMVRRARKTGQVQIIIVTNRQLNLNQLVKDLVNDFPEVVTVAVNTNTAKTSEIYGEKTEIIWGQESIQEGVLDYEFSLSPRAFYQLNPEQTEILYSEAVKALDVSKEDHLIDAYCGVGTIGFAFAKKVKSLRGMDIIPEAIEDAKQNAQRMGFDNTHYEAGTAEEIIPRWYKEGYRADALIVDPPRTGLDDKLLETILAYVPEKMVYVSCNVSTLARDLVKLVKVYDLQYIQSVDMFPHTARTEAVVKLVKKRKNQLH from the coding sequence ATGAATCTGAAAGTCAAACAAAAAATACCTTTAAAAATCAAGCGGATGGGTATCAATGGTGAGGGAATCGGTTTTTACCAGAAAACCCTCGTTTTTGTACCAGGGGCCCTCAAAGGAGAAGATATCTATTGTCAGATTACTTCCATTAAACGAAACTTTGTTGAAGCCAAATTACTAAAGGTTAATAAGAAGTCTAAATTTCGAGTCGTACCGGCTTGTACGATTTATAATGAATGTGGTGGATGCCAGATCATGCACCTCCACTACGATAAACAGTTAGAGTTCAAAACGGATTTGCTCCACCAAGCCCTGAAAAAATTTGCTCCTGCAGGATATAAAAACTATGAAATTCGTCCAACTATCGGAATGTCAGAACCAAAATATTACAGAGCAAAACTGCAATTTCAAACACGAAAATTCAACAATCAGGTCAAGGCAGGCTTGTATGCACAAAACTCTCATTACCTCGTAGAGTTGAAAGACTGCTTGGTGCAAGATAAGGAAACCCAAGTGATTGCAAATCGCCTAGCTGAGCTTCTCACTTACCATCAAATCCCCATCACCGATGAGAGAAAAACGCTAGGTGTTCGCACCATCATGGTACGCCGAGCGAGAAAAACGGGTCAAGTTCAGATTATCATTGTCACGAATCGCCAGCTTAATTTGAATCAACTAGTCAAAGACCTAGTCAATGATTTTCCAGAAGTTGTCACGGTTGCTGTCAATACAAATACAGCAAAAACAAGTGAAATCTATGGTGAAAAGACGGAAATTATTTGGGGCCAAGAGAGTATTCAAGAAGGAGTACTTGACTATGAGTTTTCCCTCTCGCCCCGTGCCTTCTATCAGCTCAATCCAGAGCAGACAGAGATTCTCTATAGTGAAGCAGTTAAAGCTCTAGATGTTAGCAAAGAAGATCATCTGATTGATGCCTATTGCGGTGTTGGGACGATTGGATTCGCCTTCGCAAAGAAGGTCAAGAGTCTCAGAGGGATGGATATTATTCCAGAAGCCATTGAAGATGCCAAGCAAAATGCTCAAAGAATGGGTTTTGACAATACCCATTACGAAGCGGGGACAGCTGAAGAAATCATTCCACGCTGGTATAAAGAAGGCTACCGAGCAGATGCATTGATAGTCGACCCTCCTCGTACAGGCTTAGATGATAAGCTGTTGGAAACCATTCTGGCTTATGTTCCAGAAAAAATGGTCTATGTATCCTGCAATGTTTCGACCTTGGCGCGAGATTTAGTTAAACTAGTGAAAGTCTATGATCTCCAGTATATCCAGTCGGTCGATATGTTTCCCCACACTGCACGGACAGAAGCAGTGGTTAAGTTAGTGAAAAAAAGAAAAAATCAACTTCACTGA
- the recX gene encoding recombination regulator RecX: MKITKLEKKKRLYLMELDGQQTSYITEDTIVRFMLSKDKVVSKEELIEIQGFAQFSYGKNLALYHLSFKARTEKEVREYLKKYDIEEKIISQVIANLKEDNWINDRQYAYSIINANQLSGDKGPYVLAQKLSQKGITKSTIEEVLKDFDFSEVAQRVAEKLLKKYNGKLPARALQDKIIQNLTNKGFSYPDTKSAFDDLDSQVDQETTQELIFKELDKQYTKYARKYEGYELKQRLTQVLARKGYDFSDIASALREYL, translated from the coding sequence ATGAAAATCACAAAACTTGAAAAGAAAAAACGTCTCTACTTGATGGAACTAGATGGACAGCAAACCTCTTATATCACGGAAGATACCATTGTCCGTTTTATGTTGTCTAAAGATAAGGTGGTTAGCAAGGAAGAATTAATCGAGATACAGGGCTTTGCTCAGTTTTCTTATGGTAAGAATCTCGCCCTCTACCATCTATCATTTAAAGCTCGAACCGAAAAGGAAGTTCGTGAGTATCTGAAAAAGTATGATATTGAAGAAAAAATCATTAGTCAAGTTATCGCTAACCTTAAAGAGGATAACTGGATTAATGATCGTCAGTATGCCTACTCTATCATCAATGCCAATCAACTTTCTGGAGATAAGGGACCTTATGTGCTAGCTCAAAAACTGTCTCAAAAAGGGATTACCAAATCAACTATTGAAGAGGTTTTAAAGGATTTTGATTTTTCAGAGGTTGCTCAACGTGTTGCAGAAAAACTGCTTAAAAAATACAATGGAAAACTTCCCGCTCGTGCCTTGCAAGATAAGATTATCCAAAACTTGACTAACAAGGGCTTCTCCTATCCCGATACTAAAAGTGCCTTTGATGACTTGGACAGTCAAGTCGACCAAGAAACGACTCAAGAACTCATTTTCAAAGAGTTAGACAAACAATATACTAAATACGCTCGCAAATATGAAGGTTACGAACTAAAGCAACGTTTAACTCAAGTATTAGCTAGAAAAGGCTATGATTTTTCGGATATAGCGAGCGCTCTCAGAGAATATCTTTAA
- a CDS encoding DUF402 domain-containing protein, with amino-acid sequence MKLPKEGDFITIQSYKHDGSLHRTWRDTMVLKTTENAIIGVNDHTLVTESDGRRWVTREPAIVYFHKKYWFNIIAMLRDNGISYYCNMASPYYLDEEALKYIDYDLDVKVFTDGEKRLLDVEEYERHKRKMKYSDDLDYILKEHVKILVDWINNGRGPFSEAYVNIWYKRYIELKNR; translated from the coding sequence ATGAAACTTCCAAAAGAAGGCGACTTTATTACAATTCAAAGTTATAAGCATGATGGGAGTCTTCACCGTACTTGGCGGGACACCATGGTACTAAAAACAACAGAGAACGCTATTATTGGCGTCAACGACCACACACTTGTTACCGAAAGTGACGGTCGTCGTTGGGTGACTCGAGAACCGGCTATTGTTTACTTTCACAAAAAATATTGGTTTAATATCATTGCTATGCTTCGTGATAATGGGATTTCCTACTATTGCAATATGGCGAGTCCTTACTATCTAGATGAGGAAGCCCTGAAATACATTGATTATGATTTGGATGTCAAGGTCTTCACTGATGGTGAAAAGCGTCTCTTGGACGTTGAAGAGTATGAGCGCCATAAACGCAAAATGAAGTATTCTGATGATTTAGACTATATTTTGAAAGAGCATGTTAAAATCCTTGTTGATTGGATCAACAATGGACGCGGTCCTTTCTCAGAGGCCTATGTCAACATTTGGTACAAACGCTACATAGAACTAAAGAATCGGTAA
- a CDS encoding epoxyqueuosine reductase QueH: MIDVEEILSKMNPNQKINYDRVMQKMVQVWEKNEQRPTILMHVCCAPCSTYTLEYLTKYADVTIYFANSNIHPKAEYHKRAYVTKKFVSDFNERTGNTVQYLEAPYEPNEYRKLVRGLEEEPEGGDRCKVCFDYRLDKTAQVAMDLGFDYFGSALTISPHKNSQTINSIGIDVQKIYTTHYLPSDFKKNQGYKRSVEMCEEYDIYRQCYCGCVYAAQAQNIDLVQVKKDATAFLLDKDVEKDYSHIKFTVTKLDI; the protein is encoded by the coding sequence ATGATTGATGTAGAAGAAATTCTGAGCAAGATGAATCCCAATCAGAAGATTAATTATGACCGTGTCATGCAGAAAATGGTTCAGGTTTGGGAGAAAAATGAGCAACGTCCCACTATTCTCATGCATGTTTGCTGTGCTCCTTGTAGTACCTACACCCTAGAGTATCTGACCAAGTACGCTGATGTGACCATCTATTTTGCCAATTCCAATATCCATCCCAAGGCAGAATACCACAAGCGAGCTTACGTCACCAAGAAATTTGTCAGTGATTTCAATGAGCGAACAGGAAATACGGTTCAGTATTTAGAAGCGCCTTATGAACCCAATGAATACCGGAAGTTAGTCAGAGGACTGGAAGAAGAACCAGAAGGTGGTGACCGTTGCAAGGTTTGTTTTGACTACCGTTTGGACAAAACAGCACAGGTAGCTATGGACTTGGGCTTTGACTACTTTGGTTCAGCTTTGACCATCAGTCCCCACAAGAATTCTCAAACCATCAACAGCATCGGAATCGATGTACAAAAGATTTATACCACCCACTATCTTCCAAGTGATTTCAAGAAAAATCAAGGCTACAAGCGCTCGGTAGAGATGTGCGAGGAGTATGATATCTATCGTCAATGTTATTGTGGATGCGTCTATGCAGCTCAAGCCCAGAACATAGATCTTGTTCAGGTTAAGAAGGATGCCACAGCTTTCTTGCTGGATAAGGATGTTGAAAAAGACTATTCCCATATCAAGTTTACTGTCACTAAATTAGATATATAG
- the groL gene encoding chaperonin GroEL (60 kDa chaperone family; promotes refolding of misfolded polypeptides especially under stressful conditions; forms two stacked rings of heptamers to form a barrel-shaped 14mer; ends can be capped by GroES; misfolded proteins enter the barrel where they are refolded when GroES binds), giving the protein MSKEIKFSSDARSAMVRGVDILADTVKVTLGPKGRNVVLEKSFGSPLITNDGVTIAKEIELEDHFENMGAKLVSEVASKTNDIAGDGTTTATVLTQAIVREGIKNVTAGANPIGIRRGIEAAVAAAVEALKNNAIPVANKEAIAQVAAVSSRSEKVGEYISEAMEKVGKDGVITIEESRGMETELEVVEGMQFDRGYLSQYMVTDSEKMVADLENPYILITDKKISNIQEILPLLESILQSNRPLLIIADDVDGEALPTLVLNKIRGTFNVVAVKAPGFGDRRKAMLEDIAILTGGTVITEDLGLELKDATIEALGQAARVTVDKDSTVIVEGAGNPEAISHRVAVIKSQIETTTSEFDREKLQERLAKLSGGVAVIKVGAATETELKEMKLRIEDALNATRAAVEEGIVAGGGTALVNVIPAVAALELTGDEATGRNIVLRALEEPVRQIAHNAGFEGSIVIDRLKNAEVGTGFNAATGEWVNMIEEGIIDPVKVSRSALQNAASVASLILTTEAVVANKPEPAAPAPAMDPSMMGGMM; this is encoded by the coding sequence ATGTCAAAAGAAATTAAATTTTCATCTGATGCTCGTTCAGCCATGGTTCGTGGTGTTGATATCCTAGCAGACACTGTTAAAGTAACCTTAGGACCAAAAGGTCGGAATGTTGTGTTGGAAAAATCATTTGGTTCGCCCCTCATCACCAATGACGGTGTGACCATTGCCAAAGAAATTGAACTAGAAGACCATTTTGAAAATATGGGTGCCAAATTGGTATCAGAAGTAGCTTCAAAAACCAATGATATCGCAGGTGACGGAACGACAACTGCAACAGTCTTGACTCAAGCTATCGTCCGCGAAGGAATTAAAAACGTCACTGCGGGTGCTAATCCAATCGGCATCCGTCGTGGGATTGAAGCAGCGGTTGCCGCAGCCGTAGAAGCCTTGAAAAACAATGCCATTCCAGTTGCTAATAAAGAAGCCATCGCTCAGGTTGCTGCCGTGTCTTCTCGTTCTGAAAAAGTCGGTGAGTACATTTCTGAAGCTATGGAAAAAGTTGGCAAAGATGGAGTCATCACCATTGAAGAGTCACGTGGTATGGAAACAGAGCTTGAAGTCGTGGAAGGAATGCAGTTTGACCGCGGTTACCTTTCACAGTACATGGTGACAGATAGCGAAAAAATGGTGGCTGACCTTGAAAATCCATACATTTTGATTACTGATAAGAAAATTTCAAATATCCAAGAAATCTTGCCACTTCTAGAAAGCATTCTCCAAAGCAATCGTCCACTCTTGATTATTGCGGATGATGTAGATGGCGAAGCTCTTCCAACTCTTGTATTGAACAAGATTCGTGGAACATTCAATGTAGTAGCAGTTAAGGCACCTGGTTTTGGTGACCGCCGTAAAGCTATGTTAGAAGACATCGCTATCTTGACAGGCGGAACAGTCATCACAGAAGATCTTGGTCTTGAGTTGAAAGACGCTACTATTGAGGCGCTAGGTCAAGCAGCGAGAGTAACTGTGGACAAAGATAGCACTGTTATCGTAGAAGGTGCTGGAAATCCTGAAGCGATTTCTCACCGTGTTGCGGTTATCAAGTCTCAAATCGAAACTACAACTTCTGAATTTGACCGTGAAAAATTGCAAGAACGCTTGGCAAAATTGTCAGGTGGTGTCGCAGTCATCAAGGTCGGAGCTGCAACTGAAACTGAGTTGAAAGAAATGAAACTCCGCATTGAAGATGCCCTCAACGCTACTCGTGCAGCTGTTGAAGAAGGAATCGTTGCTGGTGGTGGAACAGCTCTTGTAAATGTCATTCCAGCTGTTGCTGCCTTGGAATTGACAGGAGATGAAGCGACAGGACGCAATATTGTTCTCCGTGCCTTGGAAGAACCTGTTCGTCAAATCGCCCACAATGCAGGATTCGAAGGATCTATCGTTATCGATCGTTTGAAAAATGCGGAAGTCGGTACAGGCTTCAACGCAGCAACTGGCGAGTGGGTCAACATGATTGAAGAGGGAATCATCGACCCAGTTAAAGTGAGCCGTTCAGCTCTACAAAATGCAGCATCTGTAGCCAGCTTGATTTTGACAACAGAAGCAGTCGTAGCTAATAAACCAGAACCAGCAGCCCCAGCTCCAGCAATGGATCCAAGCATGATGGGCGGGATGATGTAA
- the groES gene encoding co-chaperone GroES has translation MLKPLGDRVVLKIEEKEQTVGGFVLAGSAQEKTKTAQVVATGQGVRTLNGDLVAPSVKSGDRVLVEAHAGIDVKDGDEKYIIVGEANILAIIEE, from the coding sequence ATGTTGAAACCATTAGGAGACCGTGTGGTCTTGAAAATCGAAGAAAAAGAACAAACTGTTGGAGGCTTTGTCCTTGCGGGCTCAGCCCAAGAAAAAACAAAAACAGCCCAAGTTGTAGCTACTGGACAAGGTGTTCGTACCTTGAATGGTGACTTGGTTGCTCCAAGCGTTAAGTCTGGAGACCGTGTCTTAGTTGAAGCTCACGCAGGTATTGATGTCAAAGATGGAGATGAAAAGTATATCATCGTTGGCGAAGCTAATATTTTGGCTATCATTGAAGAATAG
- a CDS encoding single-stranded DNA-binding protein: MYNKVILIGRLTSTPELHKTNNDKSVARATIAVNRRYKDQNGEREADFVNLVLWGKLAETMASYATKGSLISVDGELRTRRFEKNGQMNYVTEVLATGFQLLESRAQRAMRENNAGQDLADLVLEEEELPF, from the coding sequence ATGTATAATAAAGTTATCTTGATTGGACGTTTAACGTCTACACCAGAATTGCACAAAACCAACAATGACAAGTCAGTGGCTCGCGCAACTATTGCTGTGAACCGTCGTTACAAAGACCAAAATGGGGAACGCGAAGCTGACTTTGTCAATCTGGTTCTTTGGGGAAAATTGGCTGAAACCATGGCAAGTTACGCGACCAAAGGAAGCCTCATTTCAGTAGATGGGGAACTACGTACCCGTCGCTTCGAGAAAAATGGCCAGATGAACTACGTGACTGAAGTTCTTGCCACAGGATTCCAACTTTTGGAAAGCCGCGCCCAACGGGCTATGCGTGAAAATAACGCTGGACAGGATTTGGCCGATTTGGTCTTGGAAGAGGAGGAATTGCCATTTTAA
- a CDS encoding SDR family NAD(P)-dependent oxidoreductase — MAKNVVITGATSGIGEAIARAYLEQGENVVLTGRRTDRLEALKSEFAETFPNQTVWIFPLDVTDMTMVKTVCSDILDAIGQIDILVNNAGLALGLAPYQDYEELEMLTMLDTNVKGLMAVTRCFLPAMVKANQGHIINMGSTAGIYAYAGAAVYSATKAAVKTFSDGLRIDTIATDIKVTTIQPGIVETDFSAVRFHGDKERAATVYQGVEALQAQDIADTVVYVTSQHRRVQITDMTIMANQQATGFMVHKK, encoded by the coding sequence ATGGCAAAAAATGTAGTGATTACAGGAGCAACATCAGGAATCGGTGAAGCGATTGCGCGTGCTTATCTGGAGCAGGGGGAGAATGTCGTTCTAACAGGGCGACGAACAGACAGACTAGAAGCCCTTAAGTCGGAATTTGCAGAAACTTTTCCAAATCAAACAGTTTGGATCTTTCCACTGGATGTCACGGATATGACCATGGTAAAGACTGTCTGCTCCGATATTCTGGATGCTATAGGGCAGATTGATATCTTGGTCAATAATGCCGGACTAGCTCTTGGCTTGGCTCCCTATCAAGACTATGAAGAGTTGGAGATGCTGACCATGTTGGATACCAATGTCAAGGGGTTGATGGCAGTTACTCGTTGTTTCTTGCCAGCAATGGTAAAAGCCAATCAGGGTCATATTATCAACATGGGGTCAACCGCAGGAATCTATGCCTATGCTGGGGCAGCTGTTTACTCAGCCACCAAGGCTGCTGTTAAGACTTTTTCAGATGGCCTGCGAATCGATACCATTGCAACGGATATCAAGGTGACCACCATTCAGCCTGGAATTGTCGAAACAGATTTTTCTGCGGTACGTTTCCACGGTGACAAAGAGCGTGCTGCCACCGTCTATCAGGGAGTTGAGGCCTTGCAAGCTCAGGATATTGCAGATACAGTGGTCTATGTGACCAGTCAGCATCGTCGTGTGCAGATTACAGATATGACTATTATGGCCAATCAACAGGCGACAGGTTTCATGGTGCATAAAAAATAA
- the ytpR gene encoding YtpR family tRNA-binding protein yields the protein MIFTYNKEHVGDVLMVIVKNSGEAELDVERKGKIARVFLKENGETVAWNIFEVSSLFEIAERGQVFLSDEQVARLNQELQAEGFTEEIVNDKEPKFVVGEIVEMVAHPDSDHLNICQVAVASDKTVQIVAGAPNARVGLKTIVALPGAMMPKGNLIFPGELRGEKSFGMMCSPRELHLPNAPQKRGVIELSEAQVVGTPFDPAKHWTA from the coding sequence ATGATTTTTACATATAACAAAGAACATGTTGGCGATGTCCTTATGGTCATCGTGAAAAATAGCGGCGAAGCCGAGTTGGACGTGGAGCGCAAAGGCAAGATAGCCCGTGTTTTCCTAAAAGAAAATGGGGAAACAGTGGCTTGGAATATTTTTGAAGTTTCAAGTTTATTTGAAATTGCAGAGCGTGGTCAAGTCTTTTTATCGGATGAGCAAGTAGCACGTTTAAACCAAGAGTTGCAGGCGGAAGGCTTTACAGAAGAAATTGTCAACGACAAAGAGCCCAAGTTTGTTGTCGGTGAAATTGTCGAGATGGTAGCTCACCCGGATAGTGACCACCTCAACATCTGCCAAGTTGCAGTCGCAAGTGATAAGACAGTGCAAATCGTTGCAGGGGCTCCTAATGCGCGTGTCGGGTTGAAAACTATTGTAGCTCTTCCTGGAGCGATGATGCCAAAAGGCAATCTCATTTTCCCAGGTGAACTTCGTGGTGAGAAGAGTTTTGGCATGATGTGCAGCCCTCGTGAATTGCATCTGCCAAATGCTCCGCAAAAACGTGGGGTTATTGAGTTATCAGAAGCCCAAGTTGTCGGAACTCCATTTGACCCAGCCAAACACTGGACGGCCTAG
- a CDS encoding thioredoxin family protein, with protein sequence MIIPSSIEELAGFVEQDGKKVFLFVADWCGDCRYIYPSLPEIEETNPEFTFIRVDRDQYMDLAKLWDVYGIPSLVVLEKDKEIGRFVNRDRKSKEQINDFLAELK encoded by the coding sequence ATGATTATTCCCAGTAGTATAGAAGAACTAGCAGGTTTTGTCGAGCAAGATGGCAAGAAGGTTTTCCTTTTTGTGGCGGACTGGTGTGGCGATTGTCGTTATATCTATCCATCCTTGCCAGAGATTGAGGAGACCAATCCAGAGTTCACCTTTATTCGTGTGGACCGTGACCAGTATATGGATTTGGCCAAACTCTGGGATGTATATGGAATCCCTAGCCTTGTTGTTCTAGAAAAGGACAAGGAAATCGGCCGTTTTGTCAACCGTGACCGTAAAAGCAAGGAACAAATTAACGACTTTTTAGCAGAACTGAAGTAG
- a CDS encoding DUF4651 domain-containing protein: MNGMKAKKLWMTGLTVAGLSALALGAKKAADNHKLMKTQEELTAIVRDLFSDMGEIATLYVQVYESSLERLAGGVIFEDGRHYTFVYENEDLVYEEEVL; this comes from the coding sequence ATGAATGGTATGAAAGCTAAGAAATTATGGATGACTGGCTTGACTGTGGCTGGTCTAAGTGCCCTCGCTTTGGGTGCCAAAAAAGCAGCAGATAACCACAAACTTATGAAGACTCAAGAAGAGTTGACCGCTATCGTGCGTGATCTTTTTTCAGATATGGGTGAGATTGCCACTCTCTATGTTCAAGTCTACGAAAGTAGTCTAGAGCGACTTGCCGGAGGAGTCATCTTCGAGGATGGTCGTCATTATACCTTTGTCTATGAAAATGAAGATCTGGTCTATGAGGAGGAAGTCTTATGA
- a CDS encoding CTP synthase, which yields MSTKYIFVTGGVVSSIGKGIVAASLGRLLKNRGLKVTIQKFDPYINIDPGTMSPYQHGEVFVTDDGAETDLDLGHYERFIDINLNKYSNVTTGKIYSEVLRKERRGEYLGATVQVIPHITDALKEKIKRAAVTTDSDVIITEVGGTVGDIESLPFLEALRQMKADVGADNVMYIHTTLLPCLKAAGEMKTKPTQHSVKELRGLGIQPNMLVIRTEKPAGQGIKNKLAQFCDVAPEAVIESLDVEHLYQIPLNLQAQGMDQIVCEHLKLDAPAADMTEWSAMVDKVMNLKKQVKISLVGKYVELQDAYISVVEALKHSGYANDAEVKINWINANDVTAENVAELLSDADGIIVPGGFGQRGTEGKIQAIRYARENDVPMLGVCLGMQLTCIEFARHVLGLEGANSAELVPDTKYPIIDIMRDQVDVEDMGGTLRLGLYPSKLKRGSKAAAAYHNQEVVQRRHRHRYEFNNAFREQFEAAGFVFSGVSPDNRLVEIVEIPENKFFVACQYHPELSSRPNRPEELYTAFVTAAVENSH from the coding sequence ATGTCTACGAAATATATTTTTGTAACTGGTGGTGTGGTGTCGTCTATTGGGAAAGGGATTGTGGCAGCAAGTCTGGGTCGTCTCTTGAAAAATCGTGGTCTAAAAGTGACTATTCAGAAGTTTGACCCTTATATCAATATCGATCCGGGAACCATGAGTCCTTACCAGCACGGAGAAGTCTTTGTGACAGATGATGGGGCTGAGACAGATTTGGACTTGGGTCACTATGAACGTTTCATCGATATCAACCTCAACAAATATTCAAACGTGACAACTGGTAAAATTTACAGTGAAGTTCTTCGTAAAGAACGCCGTGGCGAGTACCTTGGCGCAACTGTTCAAGTCATTCCTCATATCACAGATGCTTTGAAGGAAAAAATCAAGCGTGCCGCTGTAACGACCGACTCGGATGTCATTATCACAGAGGTTGGTGGAACCGTTGGGGATATCGAGTCCTTGCCATTTCTAGAGGCCCTTCGTCAGATGAAGGCAGATGTGGGTGCAGATAACGTCATGTACATCCATACAACCTTGCTTCCTTGCCTCAAGGCTGCTGGTGAGATGAAGACCAAGCCTACTCAGCATTCTGTAAAAGAATTGCGCGGTTTGGGAATCCAGCCAAATATGTTGGTCATTCGTACCGAGAAACCAGCTGGTCAAGGAATTAAAAACAAATTAGCACAGTTCTGTGATGTGGCACCAGAAGCCGTTATCGAATCGTTGGACGTTGAACACCTTTACCAAATTCCATTGAATTTACAGGCACAAGGTATGGATCAAATTGTCTGTGAGCATTTGAAACTAGACGCACCAGCAGCGGATATGACAGAGTGGTCAGCTATGGTGGATAAGGTCATGAATCTCAAGAAACAAGTCAAGATTTCCCTTGTTGGTAAGTATGTGGAGTTGCAAGATGCCTACATCTCAGTGGTTGAAGCCTTGAAACACTCTGGTTATGCCAACGACGCAGAAGTGAAGATTAATTGGATCAACGCCAATGATGTGACAGCAGAGAATGTGGCAGAACTCTTGTCTGATGCGGACGGAATCATCGTACCAGGCGGTTTCGGTCAACGTGGTACGGAAGGGAAAATTCAAGCCATCCGTTATGCGCGTGAAAATGATGTTCCAATGTTGGGAGTCTGCTTGGGAATGCAGTTGACTTGTATCGAGTTTGCTCGCCACGTTTTGGGCCTTGAAGGGGCTAATTCTGCAGAACTTGTACCAGATACAAAATACCCTATCATTGATATCATGCGTGACCAGGTTGATGTTGAGGATATGGGTGGAACCCTTCGTTTGGGACTTTACCCATCTAAGTTAAAACGTGGTTCTAAGGCAGCGGCTGCTTATCACAATCAAGAAGTGGTGCAACGCCGTCACCGTCATCGTTATGAGTTTAACAACGCCTTCCGTGAGCAGTTTGAGGCAGCAGGTTTTGTCTTCTCAGGTGTTTCTCCAGATAATCGTTTGGTAGAAATTGTGGAAATTCCTGAAAATAAATTCTTTGTAGCGTGTCAGTATCACCCTGAACTTTCCAGCCGTCCAAACCGTCCAGAAGAACTCTACACCGCCTTTGTTACTGCAGCGGTTGAAAATAGTCACTAG
- the rpoE gene encoding DNA-directed RNA polymerase subunit delta → MELEVFAGQEKSELSMIEVARAILELRGRDHEMHFSDLVNEIQNYLGTSNSDIREALPLFYTELNFDGSFISLGDNKWGLRSWYGVDEIDEEIIALEESDDDEVAPKAKKQRVNAFMDGDSDAIDYNADDPEDEDAYEADPALSYDDENPDDEKNEVEAYDAEINEIAPDDLGEDVDLNEEDDEFSDDDAETSEEE, encoded by the coding sequence TTGGAATTAGAAGTATTTGCTGGGCAAGAAAAAAGTGAACTATCTATGATTGAGGTGGCGCGTGCTATCTTGGAACTTCGTGGTCGCGATCATGAGATGCATTTTAGCGATCTTGTAAACGAAATTCAAAACTACCTTGGAACATCAAACAGCGATATCCGCGAAGCTTTGCCTTTGTTCTACACAGAGTTGAACTTTGACGGTAGCTTCATCTCTCTTGGGGACAACAAATGGGGTCTTCGTTCATGGTATGGTGTAGACGAAATCGACGAAGAAATCATCGCTCTTGAAGAAAGTGACGACGATGAAGTAGCACCAAAAGCTAAGAAGCAGCGTGTCAATGCCTTCATGGATGGTGATTCAGATGCCATTGACTACAATGCAGATGATCCAGAAGACGAAGATGCATACGAAGCAGATCCAGCTCTTTCATACGATGATGAAAATCCAGATGATGAGAAAAATGAAGTGGAAGCTTACGATGCAGAAATCAACGAAATCGCTCCTGATGACTTGGGTGAAGACGTGGATCTCAACGAAGAAGACGACGAGTTTTCAGACGATGACGCTGAAACAAGTGAAGAAGAGTAA